The DNA segment GAGGGACACTTGGAGCTGAGCAAAGCCACTCCtggtgctttttatttttcttgtgacTCCTCCTTGGGCGTGTCCCCATCAGCACTCCCTGATCACCTCTCTCCTCTTGCCTCCTgagatgtgctgctggagggtgccagggaagggagcagctgctTGCTGCAGATGTGGGTCTCAGGCTGGGCACCAGAAGCACCTCTCAGcgtgcagggctgtgtgggccAGCTGCCCCACGCTGCCAGGCTCCTGGTGCTCTCCTGCAGGGTGAGGTGTgaggtgccaggcagggagatgctgcaggagcatctctgggggctctgggctgggcactgcccttGCCTGtctccctggctgcagaggggggcAGGCTGGTGGCTttgccctgcaggagctgcagtgctgccctcagccccacaTTGCcacctgctgagctgtgccacccTCTCTGTCCCACAGGGGCCTGCCCAGCCAAGCCTTCGAGTACATCCTGTACAACAAGGGGCTGATGGGGGAGGACAGCTACCCCTACAGGGCCAAGGTactcactgccagcacagccctgcacagcctggcacagccctgcacagcctggcacagcctggcacagcctggcacgggctcctgcagctcctctctgtccccacagAACGGCACCTGCAAGTTCCAGCCAGAGAAAGCCATTGCCTTTGTCAAGGATGTTATCAATATCACACAGGTGAGTTCCTCAGGCTCCTTCCCAAAGTTCCAGAGAGCCAGGAGAAGGTGCTGGGGTGGCCAGggtgtgctcagctgtgctgcagcctgtgtgagCTCCTCAGCCAGGAGAAGGTGCTGGGGTGGCCagggtgtgctgtgctgagctgcagcctgtgtgagCTCCTCAGAGAGCCAGGAGAAGGTGCAGGGATGGCCAGggtgtgctcagctgtgctgcagcctgtgtgagCTCCTCAGCCAGGAGAAGGTGCTGGGGTGGCCagggtgtgctgtgctgagctgcagcctgtgtgagTTCCTCAGAGAGCCAGGAGAAGGTGCTGGGGTGGCCagggtgtgctgtgctgagctgcagcctgtgtgagTTCCTCAGAGAGCCAGGAGAAGGTGCTGGGATGGCCagggtgtgctgtgctgagctgcagcctgtgtgagTTCCAGAGAGCCAGGAGAAGGTGCAGGGATGGCCAGGgtgtgctcagctcagctgagctgcagcctgtgttctcctggggacagtgagctgctggcactctCCTTTTGGAAGGTGGTGCTGCAGCCAAAATCCAGAGCTGggttctgctgcttcccagagtgtcccaggctgggacagagtcCTGGTTCTCATCtgacagctcagccctgcattCCCTGTCTGTGCAGGAATGCAGGgtcacctcctgcagctccaggctggacagagtcCTGGTGCTCAGCACTGTCACACCTGTCTGTGCAGGAAGGCAGGGTCACctactgcagctcctgctgggacagagtCCTGGTGCTCAGCACTGTCACACCTGTCTGTGCAGGAAGGCAGGgtcacctcctgcagctcctgctgggacagagtCCTGGTGCTCAGCACTGTCACACCTGTCTGTGCAGGAAGGCAGGgtcacctcctgcagctccaggctgggacagagtcCTGGTGCTCAGCACTGTCACACCTGTCTGTGCAGGAAGGCAGGgtcacctcctgcagctcctgctgctcccagcacaggcaggagctgatgggtgccctgctcctcccctgcaGTACGATGAGGACGGCATGGTGGAAGCTGTGGGGAAGCACAACCCAGTGAGCTTTGCCTTTGAGGTGACCAGTGACTTCATGCACTACAGGAAAGGAGTGTATTCCAAGTGAGTGAAGCTGGTGTGGTGAGGTGGGGCAGGGGAAtgtgtggggctggagcccatccctgtttctcctgctggctgcagggacactgcactgTGTTCTCACACCTCTCTCATGAGATCAGCACACCCTGGAAAGGtgagagctgagcacagcacaggtgcTGTCAGCCCAGCAGGGCATTTTTGGGGAAACAGAGAAATGCTGTGGGGTGATGAGCCCTCAGTCACATAGAGCTGCAGGGAAAGTGCAGGGgagagcctgagcctgggctctgccccagggctctgccccagggagcTCTCAGGTGCTGCTTCCAGTGGCTCTGCTGGACCAGCAGCCAGTGATGCCAGAGGTgatgccagccctgggcagggacattgTCAGAGGAGCACCCCAGCAGCACCTATCCCATGGATTCACTGTCTAAGGTGGATTTAAAGTCAGAGTGCTTGCAATAATTGATGCTCCAGAGCtttcagcccagagcagctgttaAGAGAttgacaaaaagaaaacctgagGTGGATTATTGATCTTTTCCTGTGCTACAgtttgaaaatgtttaaaaatagatgCTCTTGAGGTGGGAGCATGTACCATGTCTTGTTTCatgccacaagcagcagctttcagcaAGTGCAGTTTAAAGGTTGAAAATTTAGAGGAAACACACATTTAGACCCCAGAGCTTGCTGTTCCTGTGCAGAACATGGAACACTGCCCTCGAATTTCAGGGCAAACCTGCACAGGCAGGCACCAAGAGCTGCAGTGGGGAGAATTCCTTtgcactgcagctcagcagtCCCTGGAGTCCCTGATTTTCCAGGTgtggctggaaaagcagagcagtgtcTCCCTTCCATGGctcccctgcacagctggcagTTCAGAGCAGCCATAGCTGTGTTTGCAgagggagctcagggctgctggcctggctgaTCCCTGGTAACTGCTGTCAGGCTGATCCCTGGtaactgctgctgtcaggctgaTCCCTGGTAACTGCTGCTGTCAGACTGATCCCTGGtaactgctgctgtcaggctgaTCCCTGgtagctgctgctgtcaggctgatccctgtagctgctgctgtcaggctgaTCCCTGGTAACTGCTGCTGTCAGACTGATCCCTGgtagctgctgctgtcagactGATCCCTGGTAACTGCTGCTGTCAGACTGATCCCTGGTAACTGCTGCTGTCAGACTGATCCCTGGTAACTGCTGCTGTCAGACTGATCCCTGGtaactgctgctgtcaggctgaTCCCTGTAGCTGCTGTCAGGCTGATCCCTGGTAGCTGCTGTCAGGCTGATCCCTGGTAGCTGCTGTCAGGCTGATCCCTGgtagctgctgctgtcaggctgaTCCCTGTAGCTGCTGTCAGGCTGATCCTTGGTAGCTGCTGTCAGGGTGATCCCTGGtaactgctgctgtcagggtgATCCCTGGtaactgctgctgtcaggctgaTCCCTGGTAGCTGCTGTCAGGCTGATCCCTGGTAGCTGCTGTCAGGCTGATCCCtgtagctgctgctgtcagactGATCCCTGGTAACTGCTGCTGTCAGACTGATCCCTGGTAGCTGCTGTCAGGCTGATCCCTGGTAGCTGCTGTCAGGCTGATCCCTGTAGCTGCTGTCAGGGTGATCCCTGGTAACTGCTGCTGTCAGACTGATCCCTGGTAGCTGCTGTCAGGGTGATCCCTGGTAGCTGCTGTCAGACTGATCCCTGGtaactgctgctgtcaggctgaTCCCTGGTAACTGCTGCTGTCAGACTGATCCCTGTAGCTGCTGTCAGACTGATCCCTGGtaactgctgctgtcaggctgaTCCCTGTAGCTGCTGTCAGGCTGATCCCTGGtaactgctgctgtcaggctgaTCCCTGGTAACTGCTGCTGTCAGACTGATCCCTGGTAGCTGCTGTCAGGGTGATCCCTGGtaactgctgctgtcaggctgaTCCCTGGTAGCTGCTGTCAGGGTGATCCCTGGtaactgctgctgtcaggctgatccctgtagctgctgctgtcaggctgaTCCCTGTAGCTGCTGTCAGGCTGATCCCTgtagctgctgccaggctgatCCCTgtagctgctgccaggctgatCCCTGTAGCTGCTGTCAGGCTGATCCCTGGtaactgctgctgccaggctgatCCCTGTAGATGCTGTCAGGCTGATCTCTGGTAACTGCTGTCAGGCTGATCCCTgtagctgctgccaggctgatCCCTGTAGCTGCTGTCAGGCTGATCCCTGgtagctgctgctgccaggctgatCCCTGTAGCTGCTGTCAGGCTGATCCCTGgtagctgctgctgtcagactGATCCCTGgtagctgctgctgccaggctgatCCCTGGTAGCTGCTGTCAGGTGATCCCTGGTAACTGCTGCCAGGCTGATCCCTGTAGCTGCTGTCAGACTGATCCCTGGTAGCTGCTGTCAGGCTGATCCCTGTAGCTGCTGTCAGGCTGATCCCTGGTAGCTGCTGTCAGGCTGATCCCTGGTAGCTGCTGTCAGACTGATCCCTGGTAGCTGCTGTCAGGCTGATCCCTGTAGCTGCTGTCAGACTGATCCCTGgtagctgctgctgtcagactGATCCCTGgtagctgctgctgccaggctgatCCCTGGTAGCTGCTGTCAGGTGATCCCTGGTAACTGCTGCCAGGCTGATCCCTGTAGCTGCTGTCAGACTGATCCCTGGTAGCTGCTGTCAGGCTGATCCCTGTAGCTGCTGTCAGGCTGATCCCTGGTAGCTGCTGTCAGACTGATCCCTGGTAGCTGCTGTCAGGCTGATCCCTCTAGCTGCTGTCAGACTGATCCCTGGTAGCTGCTGTCAGGCTGATCCCTGTAGCTGCTGTCAGACTGATCCCTGGTAGCTGCTGTCAGGCTGATCCctgtagctgctgctgccaggctgatCCCTGTAGCTGCTGTCAGGGTGATCCCTGTAGCTGCTGTCAGACTGATCCCTGGTAGCTGCTGTCAGACTGATCCCTGTAGCTGCTGTCAGGCTgatcccaggctgtgctctgtgctctgccctcagcccccgCTGTCAGCACACCCCTGACAAGGTGAACCACGCCGTGCTGGCCGTGGGCTACGGGCAGCAGGGCGGGACCCCGCACTGGATCGTCAAGAACTCCTGGGGCCGCCTGTGGGGCATGCAGGGGTGAGGGggcctgcctggggctggggagagccctggggtggggagggacccctgggggtgggggagagcccagggggtggggagggaacCCACGGGCTGGGGAGGGACCCCTGGAGTGGGGAGGGACCCCacgggctggggagggaacccacgggctggggagggacccctggggaggggagggaccccagggctggggagggtcccctgggggtgggggagagcccagggggtggggagggacccctgggggtgggggagagcccagggggtggggagggacccctgggggtgggggagagcccagggggtggggagggaacCCACGGGCTGGCTAGGGACcccaggggtggggagggacccctgggctggggagagacccctggggctggggagggacccctggggtggggagggacccctggggctggggagggacccctggggtggggagggaacCCACGGGCGGGTGAGGgacccctgggctggggagggaccccctggctctggcagagcaggcagcactcACTCACAGCCATTCCTCTCTCTCTCAGGTATTTCCTCATTGAACGGGGCAAGAACATGTGTGGTCTGGCTGCCTGTGCCTCCTACCCCGTGCCTCGGGTGtagggacaggggagggacaggctggggacagggatggggacagggatggggaaaggggagaggacagggatggggacaggattggggacagagatggggacaggatttgggacaggatggggacagagatggggacagggctggggacagagctgggacagggatggggacagagatggggacagggctggggacagagctgggacaggaatggggacaggggtgggacagggcaggggacagggccCAGGTgtatccagctgtgcccagctgtgcctccaccccctgtccccagcagggaaaCCACACTGGTACCGACCCCAGGCACCCagagctccccctgcccctcagGTGGCTTTTTTTGCAATCCCCAGCTGTAaattttagtgatttttaaattttccctgAAGGCAATTTCCATATTCTTTAAAGGAAGGATGAGTGAATGCTGTGATTTGtacacttttatcagttttcctgaaattcctgctgtttttttctattaaaaatcaGGATATTTTAATGCACTGAGAAGAAACACGTGATTTTTCTTTAGCTGTTATAAGCCAGAAACAAAGTCTGGATATTCAGCCACATTTGGATGTGtttattttatacagacagagctggggaagggtgaGGGGTCACAGCCTGgccttggtttgcagctcccttgTTATAGTCTGGTTTTCCTTGCAGTAATCAATAATTATTGTTTTGTTGGAGTAATTCTGCCAGGTGAGCAGTGGTGGGCAAAGAAACTTCCAGACTtctgtgggacagctcttgggacaattggTGATGTCACCATCTGCTCTTGGTGGATAAAAACAAACGTGGGAATTCTGATCTTTAGCAGAGAGTTTGggattgatcacacaaaggcaggaaatctgattctgcaaaaaaacctttcagactatggaaaacccttttttttcttttacaaactggtatacACAATATTGATAACCgggggatttaaacagagtgggtttaatcatgtatttccctttatctaggtctatgatctttaattattttatgcatTCTGGTTTATCCGAACTGCGAAGTGCTGTGATTCGCACGGATCATTACCAGTTATCCCCAGGGGAGCTGAGGGGCGCGGTGCTGCTGGGGGCGGagcgcggggctggggcgggACCGGGCGCGGCCTGAGGGCGGTGCCGCCATTTTGCCGTCACCTCCATTTCCGCCCGGCCCCGTTACGTCACTTCCGCCGCGTCCCTCCATCCAATGGGAGCGCGGGCGCCGCTTTGGCGCCGAATGCGAACGCGCAgcgcgccccctggcggcggggcggccccgccaTGGCGGCCGTGCCGCACAACAACCTGCGGGAGCAGCTGCGGCGCCACTCGGCCCGCGGGGCCCTgcgcgccccggccccgccgcgggaCCGCCCGCCGTGAGTACCGAGCCCccggggagcgcggcggggcggggggcaaGCGGGGAGTGACGGGGGCTCCTCTCCTCGCAGGGGCTTCACCTTCAAGAGGGCGGCGCGGGGCCTGGCGGCCGCCGCGGTGCTGAGGGACAAGGATGTGAACGCGCCGCCGGCCGGGAgagcggcggcgcggggctgcgctctgccccccagccccgcgcccAGCCCCGGGCCCAGCCCCGGGCCCGCGATCGCCAGCGGCGAGCAGTGGGATGATATCGACGACTTTGACCTGTCGGGAATCGAGAAGTTCTGCCGGCCGCCCGTGGTGTCCCCCAAGGGGCTGCGAGTGCCCCGCACGGAGCCCCCGCGGCCgagcccccgcccggcccctgtccctgtgtctgccccggtccctgtcccggccccgctcccggtaTCTGCcccgctccctgtccctgtATCTGTCCCTGCCCCCTCTCCCGAGCACCGCCCCGGCTCGCAGGATTCCATCATCTGCCTGGGGGACTCGAGCCCCCGCCGGGATCTGGACAGCGCAGGTAACGGGATGAGCTGGGGTACAGAGCACAcgcctgggctgggctgggctgggctgcagtgccggcacacacctgggctgggctgcagtggcagcacacatctgggctgggctgcagtagcagcacacacctgggctgggctgggctgggctgcagtggcagcacacacctgggctgggctgggctgcagtggcagcacacaccaccgctgggctgggctgggctgggcagggctgcagtggcagcacacacctgggctgggctgggctgcagtggcagcacacacctgggctgggctgggctgggctgcagtggcagcacacacctgggctgggctgcagtggcagcacacacctgggctgggctgggctgggctgggctgcagtgcctgcacacacctgggctgggcagggctgcagtaGCAGCACACAcctggcctgggctgggctgggctgggctgcagtggcagcacacacctgggctgggctgggctgggctgggctgcagtggcagcacacacctgggctgggctgggctgggctgcagtagcagcacacacctgggctgggctgggctgcagtggcagcacacacctgggctgggctgcagtggcagcacacacctgggctgggctgcagtggcagcacacacctgggctgggctgggctgggctgcagtggcagcacacacctgggctgggctgcagtggcagcacagagctctgttcACACCCTATTCACacccaggggctgggcaggtcagacagagctgcagccctgctttcATTCATGTTCCCCGATTCCCTTtgggctcccccagcctggcagcagggcagggttctgctggtgctgctgctcctgtgctggaggTGCAAAGCTTCCCACGTGGCATTGCTGAAATATCAATAATCTATAGGGGTGTTATGGAGAGAAAAGCACTCAGAGAATTCATACAGGAGAGACATAAAGTCATCTTATACCTAAATGAAATGTTAAACCAGGAAAAGTGATCTCTCTCCATTTTTAACACAAACACAATAACCCCCAAAAGAACTCCAACCCTCAATTATGATCACAAAATTCCTGCCTGTCATTGCTtggcagctctgtcccacagaACTGCTCTATTTTAGATTCCTCACCTGCTGTGTTTTGAAACTTTGGGCCTTTATTTGGGAAATTAGCATGTTTATGCAACTGAAGAACACCAAAGAATGTTCTGGGATGCTGCCCTTACTCTAAATGGTGAAGGACTTGTGAACTGCATTTCTGCTCATAAtattttgttgtcttttcctttctctgtggaattattttaataagtTAATGACAGTGACCTTTCTTTGTAGGGTTTGTCTTTTAAGACACAATACATGTACATTTACCTTCCAGTTCTGTGCCAGCTGATGAGTCTGCACTCTTTTAAGGCTGGGGTTTAATATAATAGGAGCTTTTTCTGGAAATAGGTTTTTTATATAAATAGTTTTTATAGAAAACCATTGCAGAAAAATATACCTCCTCAGTGTTTCCCTTCTTTTAGCTGTATCACTTTTCCACTTAAATGAAGCTTTGTGGGGATTCATCATGTTTTTAatgaggggagaaaagggagcTGTAAGATTTCTCCTTTAAAAGCCAGAAACTGTATCACAGGAGTGTTTGGAGGTCTGGCTGCTGTTTCCCTGTGTGTggcaggctgtgtgtgcagtgttaCCCAGCAGTGTCAGTGCTCTTCtcttgcagctgcagctgctggaggggacCAGGAGCCCCCGggggctgttcccagccccccacacctggctggggacacctggccTCTGGCAGGTGCTGAGCTCGAGGAGGATGACCTGGACatcatccctccctcccctgaggaggagctgcctcccttctccccctctgTGCAGAGTGCCAGGTAAGCAGAGTTCACTCATCTGTGCACAGCGAGAAAAGCACCAAAAGCCACCCAAAAGTCCTGCTTTACAAAAGGTCCAGGCTGGGcttgtgtctctgctgcttggCAGTTTTGTTAAACACTGATTTATGGCTGGTGTTTTAGGTGGctttcacttcagaaaaaaaaaacagagttaCTTTTGTGGTGGGATGGGGGGAAATTAATGACTGGGGCAAGATTCCACCCTGGTACACAGGATGAGAGactgctctgctcaggctcTACCTGGCCCTgcaggattttctctttttcacacATCTTAACTCCCACTGTTGTATGGAAATGCCTCAGTTTACAGATATCTGCCCTTCAGtggctttttcttctgctgttagCAGTGTTTTCAGAGACTCTCCCACTGGTGGAAGGtgctcagctggcagctctgaggcCAGGCAGGAGAAGGATCCCACAACACATCCTGCAGGGGATTCAGGTACACAACATTGTTTGGAATTTCCTGTCTCTGACTTTGGGGATAGTTTGCAACTGTTTATTATCCTGTGTAATCCAAGCACATTAACTAACAGATGGGGCATTAACATCTGTAGATGGAGAGTTGACATAAATCCTTGGATTATAGACAGATAATAAAAGTCAAGGGCAAAAATGTGTTGGTTCACTGAGTtcctgcacacagacacagttTCTTTATGCAAATGGGCCAAAAATACCTCAGAAGGAAATAGTTTAGAGTGATTTACTGCAAGGTGTTGGGAGGGGGGAGGGGCTATGCTCATGACAATGCTGtgatgacagtgacagtgctgaAGTCCCTCCCTGTGGCAGGTGTGCCCgtggcccagcagctgctcagagtcATGGAGACCATCTGTGAGCTGGTGGATGCCATccccctgcaggagctgcaggccctgggctgtgccagagccctgctgcagcacagggacctCAGGtaggctgggcagggagctgcctgcaggtgtccccagcacgctgcacagg comes from the Oenanthe melanoleuca isolate GR-GAL-2019-014 chromosome 10, OMel1.0, whole genome shotgun sequence genome and includes:
- the LOC130257482 gene encoding recQ-like DNA helicase BLM, coding for MAAVPHNNLREQLRRHSARGALRAPAPPRDRPPGFTFKRAARGLAAAAVLRDKDVNAPPAGRAAARGCALPPSPAPSPGPSPGPAIASGEQWDDIDDFDLSGIEKFCRPPVVSPKGLRHRPGSQDSIICLGDSSPRRDLDSAAAAAGGDQEPPGAVPSPPHLAGDTWPLAGAELEEDDLDIIPPSPEEELPPFSPSVQSAR